The following proteins are encoded in a genomic region of Populus nigra chromosome 16, ddPopNigr1.1, whole genome shotgun sequence:
- the LOC133675145 gene encoding uncharacterized protein LOC133675145, translated as MSLLSLPRSFFSLSLSSPSHAITSRRNRCFSCSLSVSKTSNATSPAILWLKQDLRLDDHPGLLQASKFPALLPLYVFDHRILSRYNDEKLELVLFALEDLRKSLKKQGSNLIIRFGNAENVIKELVLEVKAANVFAEVEVEYHLREIIHVVEETLVRMPSFDRSPEIVLWQTPFYDIKNLKDFPASYDEFEKLQLAVTSPLLPSRLPSAEMELDWGLLPTLDNLKKFVNESPSKLNESWALLKEMSIETILQKQLSKSGKGSLNNSNFKHTKRKRLDKSVFVTQKQNVVGGGTNSVLNALAAYLRYLEGTARDDWQEVHEKLRTAEIRDGASFFALFGPALCLGIISRRRVYYESIKYEKERNAGFLSPFGYSTATVSASTATVCSMEWYFLRLLKSQFSDEGAYPIRIWRWNGYLIQYTVVGNRGPAVLLVHGFGAFLEHFRDNISSISNDGNRVWAVTVLGFGKSEKPNVVYTELMWAELVRDFIIEVVGEPVHLMGNSIGGYFVALVAYFWPALAQSVVLINSAGDIIPAYTSPQFSKVRATSGATWLGARLLLFYLRLGLGSIVKNCYPTKTERVDDWLINEMLRASYDPGVLVVLESIFSFNLSLALNYLLEGFEGKVLIIQGMKDPITDSKSKVAMLTEHCPGVVIRELDAGHCPHDEKPEEVNSIISQWIWTIESRVLSQACS; from the exons atgtCTCTCCTTTCTCTCCCTCGCTCTTtcttctccctctccctctcttcgCCGTCTCACGCGATCACTTCCCGCAGAAACCGATGCTTCAGCTGCTCTCTCTCTGTTTCTAAAACAAGCAACGCCACCTCGCCTGCGATTCTCTGGTTGAAGCAGGATCTTCGTCTCGATGACCACCCTGGCCTTCTACAAGCTTCCAAGTTTCCTGCTTTACTCCCTCTTTACGTTTTCGATCACCGTATTCTCTCCC GTTACAATGATGAGAAGCTAGAACTGGTTCTTTTTGCGTTGGAAGATTTAAGAAAGTCACTAAAGAAGCAAGGGTCTAATTTGATTATCAGGTTTGGGAATGCAGAAAATGTGATAAAAGAGCTTGTACTAGAG GTGAAAGCTGCCAATGTGTTTGCGGAAGTGGAGGTGGAGTATCACTTGCGTGAGATAATACATGTTGTGGAAGAGACATTAGTGAGGATGCCTTCGTTTGATAGGAGCCCGGAGATTGTGTTGTGGCAGACTCCGTTTTATGATATTAAG AATCTGAAGGACTTCCCTGCTTCGTACGATGAGTTTGAGAAGCTTCAATTGGCTGTAACTTCACCTCTTCTGCCATCAAGATTGCCTAGTGCAGAAATGGAACTGGACTGGG GTTTGCTACCCACTTTGGATAACTTGAAGAAGTTTGTGAATGAAAGTCCTTCCAAATTGAATGAAAGTTGGGCTTTGCTCAAGGAGATGTCAATTGAAACCATATTGCAGAAGCAATTATCAAAGTCAGGGAAAGGAAGTttgaataattcaaattttaagcaTACCAAGAGGAAGAGACTGGATAAATCTGTTTTTGTTACACAAAAGCAAAATGTTGTGGGTGGTGGGACAAACAGTGTGCTTAATGCATTGGCTGCATACTTGAGATATTTGGAGGGAACTGCTCGGGATGACTGGCAAGA GGTACATGAGAAATTGCGAACTGCTGAAATTCGTGATGGAGCTTCATTTTTTGCGCTCTTTGGCCCTGCCCTTTGTCTTGGTATCATATCTAGAAGGAGAGTTTATTATGAATCAATTAAATACGAGAAAGAACGAAATGCTGGGTTTCTATCACCCTTTGGATATTCAACTGCCACAGTTTCTGCTTCAACTGCCACAGTGTGCTCAATGGAG TGGTATTTTCTTCGGCTTTTAAAAAGTCAATTCAGTGATGAAGGAGCATATCCTATTCGGATATGGAGATGGAATGGTTATCTAATTCAG TATACAGTTGTTGGCAATAGAGGCCCTGCTGTTCTTCTTGTTCATGGTTTTGGTGCATTTTTGGAGCACTTTCGTGACAATATAAGTAGTATATCTAATGATGGGAACCGAGTTTGGGCTGTCACGGTTCTAGGATTTGGCAAATCAGAGAAACCAAATGTTGTGTATACTGAACTTATGTGGGCTGAATTGGTGAGAGATTTTATAATTGAAGTTGTTGGTGAACCAGTGCATCTCATGGGAAACTCTATTGGTG GCTATTTTGTAGCTCTTGTCGCCTACTTTTGGCCTGCTTTAGCCCAGTCTGTTGTCCTTATCAATAGTGCTGGGGATATTATTCCAGCATATACTTCTCCGCAATTCTCCAAA GTGAGAGCGACTTCAGGGGCTACGTGGCTTGGTGCTCGACTCCTTTTGTTTTACTTGAGGCTGGGTTTGGGAAGCATAGTAAAGAATTGCTACCCAACT AAAACTGAGAGAGTTGATGATTGGCTTATTAATGAAATGCTAAGAGCT TCTTATGATCCTGGTGTCCTAGTGGTACTAGAAAGTATTTTCAGTTTCAATCTTTCACTTGCTCTTAATTATCTCTTGGAAGGCTTCGAAGGCAAGGTTCTAATCATACAG GGAATGAAAGATCCTATAACTGACTCCAAGTCTAAAGTGGCTATGCTCACAGAACACTGTCCTGGGGTCGTCATCAGGGAATTGGATGCTG GCCACTGTCCTCACGATGAGAAACCAGAAGAGGTAAATTCTATAATTTCTCAATGGATATGGACAATAGAAAGTAGAGTTCTCTCTCAAGCCTGTTCATAG
- the LOC133675008 gene encoding protein EXORDIUM-like 3 produces MAPSTSRTSVFITAAILTLLFAITPITCWRPWPHLNPNSSDLLYDSSKKFEGSSEFVHLRYHMGPVLTGNITVHTIWYGRWQKSQKKIIRGFINSISDVHARHPSVAGWWRTVQLYTDQTGANISHTVQLGQEKNDRFYSHGKSLTRLSIQSVIRSAVTARTKPLPINPRNGLYLLLTSDDVYVQDFCGQVCGFHYFTFPSIVGYTLPYAWVGNSAKQCPGVCAYPFAVPEFRPGWKALKSPNGDVGVEGMISVIAHEIAELATNPLVNAWYAGQDPSAPVEIADLCEGIYGTGGGGSYTGQMLTDHDGATYNMNGIRRKFLVQWVWNHLVSYCTGPNALDQ; encoded by the coding sequence ATGGCACCGAGTACATCTCGTACTTCAGTGTTCATCACCGCCGCCATACTTACCCTACTCTTTGCCATCACCCCCATCACCTGCTGGCGTCCATGGCCGCACCTAAACCCCAACAGCTCAGACCTCCTCTATGATTCCTCCAAAAAATTTGAAGGGTCATCAGAATTTGTTCACCTACGTTATCACATGGGCCCAGTACTAACTGGGAACATAACGGTCCACACAATCTGGTACGGTAGATGGCAAAAGTCCCAGAAAAAAATCATTCGAGGGTTCATCAACTCAATCTCAGATGTCCATGCACGGCATCCATCAGTTGCTGGTTGGTGGAGAACTGTGCAACTCTACACAGACCAAACTGGAGCCAACATCTCACATACTGTCCAATTAGGACAAGAAAAAAACGACAGGTTTTATTCTCATGGGAAGTCGTTAACAAGGTTGTCTATACAGTCGGTGATCAGGAGTGCTGTGACTGCAAGAACTAAGCCGCTGCCTATCAATCCAAGAAATGGGTTGTATCTTCTGTTGACTTCTGATGATGTGTACGTCCAGGATTTTTGTGGGCAGGTTTGTGGGTTTCATTATTTTACGTTCCCTTCAATTGTAGGGTACACCTTGCCTTATGCCTGGGTTGGTAACAGTGCAAAGCAGTGCCCTGGTGTGTGTGCTTATCCTTTTGCCGTGCCGGAGTTCAGGCCAGGGTGGAAGGCACTAAAATCACCTAACGGTGACGTGGGCGTTGAAGGAATGATCAGTGTGATTGCTCATGAGATTGCTGAATTGGCAACAAATCCATTGGTGAATGCTTGGTATGCAGGACAGGATCCGAGTGCTCCTGTGGAGATAGCCGATTTGTGTGAGGGTATTTATGGAACTGGGGGTGGTGGGTCCTATACTGGACAAATGCTGACGGACCACGATGGTGCCACTTATAATATGAACGGGATCAGACGGAAGTTTTTGGTTCAGTGGGTTTGGAACCATTTGGTCAGTTATTGTACTGGCCCTAATGCCCTCGATCAGTAG
- the LOC133675546 gene encoding protein LPA2, with product MALQIHSPSSSSLFKKPSHLLLLSPLTKPTKLKVIAQTSTNNPTPPEKKPSTVSPGQGFGSQSAAAATTSKTTSGSESKNKPKGNRRERASIIRRAPAEKPAFISQENEVKVKEQGRNETAFLLAWLGLGGIILVEGILLAASGFLPEEWDKFFVKYLYPSFTPTVGLFVAGTVAYGVSKYLQNENLKDLK from the exons ATGGCGCTACAAATCCACTCGCcctcatcttcttctctcttcaaaAAACCCTCTCATCTTCTGCTTCTCTCACCATTGACAAAACCCACCAAACTCAAAGTCATAGCCCAGACCTCCACAAATAACCCAACCCCACCGGAGAAAAAACCCTCCACAGTCTCACCTGGTCAAGGGTTTGGCTCAcaatcagcagcagcagctactACAAGCAAGACAACCAGTGGAAGCGAGAGTAAAAATAAACCAAAGGGTAATAGAAGAGAGAGAGCATCAATAATTAGAAGGGCTCCAGCTGAGAAACCAGCTTTTATAAGCCAAGAAAATGAGGTTAAAGTTAAAGAACAGGGTAGAAATGAGACTGCTTTTCTTCTTGCTTGGTTAGGACTTGGTGGGATCATTCTTGTTGAGGGCATTCTGCTTGCTGCTTCAG GCTTCCTACCAGAAGAATGGGATAAATTTTTTGTGAAGTATCTATACCCATCTTTCACCCCTACAGTTGGCTTGTTTGTCGCTGGAACTGTTGCGTATGGAGTTTCGAAGTACCTGCAGAATGAGAATCTTAAAGACCTAAAATGA